The following coding sequences lie in one Niabella agricola genomic window:
- a CDS encoding cupin domain-containing protein: MKGFHAHIENDTLANDAFRKVLYTAKQLQLVLMTLQPGEEIGAEVHPENDQFFRFESGTGTCVIDDQEYAVSDGFAIIVPLGARHNVINTGNKPLKMYTIYAPPHHKDGIVRNTKKEAEENEEAFDGITSEQ; this comes from the coding sequence ATGAAAGGCTTTCACGCCCATATTGAAAACGACACGCTGGCTAATGATGCCTTTAGGAAAGTGTTGTATACTGCAAAGCAACTGCAATTGGTTCTGATGACCCTGCAGCCGGGGGAAGAGATCGGTGCCGAGGTGCACCCGGAAAATGATCAGTTCTTCCGGTTTGAGAGTGGTACGGGTACCTGTGTGATCGATGATCAGGAATACGCCGTTAGCGACGGTTTTGCGATCATCGTTCCTTTAGGCGCCCGGCACAATGTGATCAATACAGGCAACAAGCCTTTAAAAATGTACACGATTTACGCTCCGCCCCACCATAAGGACGGTATTGTGCGCAATACCAAAAAGGAGGCCGAAGAAAACGAGGAAGCGTTTGACGGCATCACCAGTGAACAATAA
- a CDS encoding M56 family metallopeptidase, whose translation MQEELYHLFTALGNALFCSLWQMGIIWLMIAVYTYLRPAASDAANSLLRFAGLMAGFALFLITFFVSLKTAPAEQPILKWGISPEWSHSLLNYCAILYLLLLIFPLRNILKNSTRLRRLRKNGIGRVPGALKIFMLDAAGYLNIKRKVRLYTSSIISSPLTIGFLKPVILLPLALINQLTPQQLEAIILHELAHIRRNDYLINLVTQIVLTLLYFNPFARMLVKAQELDREKSADQWVLRFEYGRYMYASTLLQLARNPAPAGDFALHVTGKESQLSNRVAAIMDGGIARPVLPFKKMGILACVLLLSGGLFLVRNTQPPVSSTAVRQSRSMPIATADATDVAPVFAAASTTAADEKNYEVRPIPVLEKPDRKPANDAIYLKICEDPSGKMQAPAPPAPAPPADPAQPLVLFADHPVIVVPDLDSAAEDKVQQSIESFKKLITELSWKHVENSLAETVTEQQKKALKNQLTRVMDQMNWEQNANILRSFYKDINWEQADDQLKASLDALLYARSEQYRAALKQATAEQQHRAADSSYGYTLELRKRADSLHLALRKKDSIQNRIKVVDL comes from the coding sequence ATGCAAGAGGAACTGTACCATTTATTTACTGCTCTGGGAAATGCATTGTTTTGCAGTCTTTGGCAAATGGGTATCATTTGGCTGATGATAGCGGTTTATACCTATTTGCGGCCTGCCGCTTCTGATGCGGCCAATAGCCTGTTGCGGTTTGCCGGTTTGATGGCCGGCTTTGCCCTTTTTCTGATTACCTTTTTTGTTTCCCTCAAAACCGCTCCTGCTGAACAACCCATTTTAAAATGGGGGATCAGCCCAGAATGGAGCCATTCTTTATTGAACTATTGCGCCATTCTTTATCTGCTGCTGCTGATATTTCCACTCCGGAATATTCTTAAAAATTCGACGCGGCTGCGCCGTCTTCGGAAAAACGGCATCGGCCGCGTACCTGGTGCCCTGAAGATCTTTATGCTGGATGCTGCCGGCTATCTCAATATTAAAAGAAAGGTAAGGTTATATACCTCGTCCATTATTTCATCGCCGCTGACCATTGGTTTTTTAAAACCGGTGATCCTGCTTCCCCTGGCCCTCATCAACCAGCTGACGCCACAGCAGCTCGAGGCCATCATCCTGCACGAACTGGCACATATCCGGCGCAATGATTACCTGATTAACCTCGTTACGCAGATCGTTCTTACCCTGTTATATTTCAACCCGTTTGCACGAATGCTGGTCAAAGCCCAGGAACTGGATCGCGAAAAATCGGCCGATCAATGGGTGTTGCGTTTTGAATACGGACGTTATATGTACGCTTCCACCCTTTTGCAACTCGCCCGGAACCCGGCACCTGCCGGTGATTTCGCCCTGCATGTGACGGGAAAAGAAAGCCAGTTAAGTAACCGTGTAGCCGCTATTATGGACGGTGGTATTGCCAGGCCGGTGCTTCCATTTAAAAAAATGGGCATACTGGCCTGTGTGCTGTTATTATCCGGCGGACTTTTTCTCGTCCGGAACACACAGCCACCTGTATCGTCAACCGCTGTACGCCAGTCCCGGTCTATGCCTATAGCAACGGCCGACGCCACTGATGTAGCACCTGTTTTTGCCGCCGCTTCCACCACCGCTGCGGATGAAAAGAATTACGAGGTGCGCCCGATACCTGTACTTGAGAAACCTGACCGGAAACCGGCAAACGATGCCATTTACCTGAAAATATGTGAAGACCCAAGCGGAAAAATGCAGGCACCAGCTCCCCCGGCACCAGCGCCCCCGGCTGATCCCGCTCAGCCCCTGGTTCTTTTTGCAGATCATCCTGTGATCGTTGTACCCGATCTTGACAGTGCAGCCGAAGACAAGGTGCAGCAATCCATTGAATCCTTTAAGAAACTGATCACTGAACTTAGTTGGAAGCATGTTGAAAACAGCCTCGCAGAAACCGTTACTGAACAGCAGAAAAAGGCCTTAAAAAATCAGTTAACACGGGTCATGGACCAGATGAACTGGGAACAGAATGCCAATATCCTGCGTTCTTTTTATAAAGATATCAATTGGGAACAGGCCGATGACCAGTTGAAAGCCAGCCTGGACGCGCTGCTCTATGCCCGCTCCGAACAATACCGCGCGGCCTTAAAGCAAGCTACAGCCGAACAGCAGCACAGGGCCGCCGACAGTAGTTACGGCTATACCCTTGAACTGCGGAAACGTGCAGACTCTCTTCACCTGGCTTTACGCAAAAAAGACAGCATTCAAAACCGGATAAAGGTGGTTGACCTGTAA
- a CDS encoding BlaI/MecI/CopY family transcriptional regulator: MPDNKSLKPTESELEILQVLWDKGSATVREVHENLLNFKDVGYTTTLKLMQIMNEKGLVKRNDSFRTHIYKAAVNKEVTQKYMLHKFVSNLFGGSSSQLVMQALGDGKVTQEELDEIQLMLDQLKKKD; encoded by the coding sequence ATGCCGGATAACAAATCATTGAAACCCACGGAAAGTGAATTGGAAATTCTGCAGGTTTTATGGGATAAAGGAAGCGCCACTGTAAGAGAAGTTCACGAAAACCTGCTGAATTTTAAAGATGTAGGCTATACCACAACGCTGAAGCTGATGCAGATTATGAACGAGAAAGGACTGGTAAAACGTAATGATTCGTTCCGTACGCATATTTACAAAGCCGCTGTGAATAAGGAAGTGACCCAGAAATATATGTTGCACAAATTTGTGAGTAATTTATTTGGGGGCTCGTCTTCGCAACTCGTTATGCAGGCACTTGGAGACGGCAAAGTGACCCAGGAAGAACTGGATGAGATTCAACTGATGCTCGATCAGCTTAAAAAGAAAGACTAA
- a CDS encoding co-chaperone GroES — MRVTADNRFRKLIVIGDRLLIQPVKGNERTESGLYLPPGVQEKEKVQQGYVIKTGPGYAIPVPVEDEPWKSDEDQVKYVPLQAREGDLAIFLLSGATEVMYEGEKYFIVPQSAILMLEREEEL; from the coding sequence ATGAGAGTAACCGCAGATAACCGTTTCAGAAAATTAATTGTCATTGGCGACCGGCTGCTGATTCAGCCCGTTAAAGGTAATGAACGTACAGAAAGTGGGTTGTACCTGCCACCGGGTGTTCAGGAAAAGGAGAAGGTGCAACAGGGATATGTCATTAAAACCGGGCCCGGATATGCCATCCCCGTACCGGTTGAAGACGAGCCCTGGAAATCGGATGAAGACCAGGTGAAATATGTTCCGTTACAGGCCAGGGAAGGCGATCTTGCCATTTTCCTGCTCAGTGGTGCCACTGAAGTTATGTATGAAGGTGAAAAATATTTTATCGTTCCGCAAAGCGCGATCCTGATGCTGGAGCGGGAAGAAGAATTATAA